In the Brachionichthys hirsutus isolate HB-005 chromosome 13, CSIRO-AGI_Bhir_v1, whole genome shotgun sequence genome, TCGGAATGATGTTGGTACGTTTCTTTGCCACATTGAGGAGGTCACGACCCGATCGATGGGAAAACTCCACAGCGTAGACCAGGCCGTCCTGAGACACATCAAACGCTCGCATGACTTCAAAGGGAACCCGACGGTTTCTACAAGTCGGCCTAGAAATACAGACAGACCTCTACGGACACAAATATAGAGACATGTCTCATGACGCAAGAACAAATCGGCGAATCGAAACAAAATACCACGCTCGATGCGCCCGGGTTTAATTTCTCGGCCACGCAGGGAGGCGCACTCACCGGTCCAACGATGTCAGAGACGTGGGACACCGTGGTGCCAGACGCCGCCCCCAGATACAGAACCCTCACCCCCGGCTTGATGTGAATCTGATCGATTCCCCCCAAGATGGCGGCGGCCAGCTTGGAGCGGAACGGGTTCCAGGCCCTGTACTCAATCTTTGTCTCTCCTTCCTAatggaagggaggaggggggggggggggacagagacaCCAGCTTCAGACGTCACGCAAACCGGACTCGTACTCGCCGCTTTGGCTGCCGACAGTCTCACCTCCACGTTGATCCTCTTCTCTCCGTACACCGACTCGCCGACGACCATGTTCTTCGTCACCAGGGCGTCTTCCTTCCCTCGAGAAATGAAGACCCCTAAGGCACAGAGGAAACGCTGTGTGAGTTGCTAACATGGAAAGTGCACGTGTGGCACAGAATCGGtcacactgatgacatcactggtcCGGTGGCGGCAaaggttgaaaaaaaaagttgaaaacaGAAACGACCCGAGCCGTGTTAATTACCCTCACCgaagtttgtctgtctgtccgagcgcataactcaaaaactagtaacccaatcgacttgaaatttttacacaagcaaggttccgtccgtggctcggtcctccccgagaatggcgttgatccagatctgggtccagattctagaattatttttacatctggaattgtgcctgtgctgtaaactgccactttaagagggagggacacgaatggcatgatgggaaaaagagtccagaaggagtcttgtagtacgttccggagcagcaagctagagcaggtttggcccctctgatccggaagccctgtttactgtctcacaagatccaatagtcttttggaggcggggtctgcagtctctgattgttgttttctagtttCTATTGAAATCGTCACAAAGATGCTGCGTTTAGTCTTTTTGCACCACAAGAAAGGAAACTTATAAAGAACTCAGGACGCCTCGTTGGTGGTTCAGGTCGGTTTGTTCGTTCGTCATCCGTCATTTGTAAAGGCCAGTTACGGCTGTGTACTTTATTTTAGGCTCAAAGCAGGTCTGCAGCATCACCTGTTGCacacgtttagtttgttttcACTAAAGCAAAGATCGGAACACTGCTGCTAGTTATTCTTAATAAATCGGTATCGGGCCCGAGTGTTTTGACCAAGCGTCAGAAAGCAAGGCACTTTTCCGGGATCGCTCGTGGCGTCTGAACCGACAGGTCTCGGTTCGTCACCTTTGATCCTGAACATTCCCTTTGATGATTGCAGAGGACAATCCTACGATAACGGCGCCAACATGAAGGGGAGGAGCTAAGGGGCTCGAGCCAGAACCGTCATGGCTTCATGTTCCACGTGTTGTGTTACTATAGCAACACAGTCACAAGGATCACCTTCATGTCTGTGCGGCTCAACCAGGACCTTCACCCCGCCGCCGAAGCCTCCTCTGCCGCCCCGCCCGCCGCCGCGGCCTCCTCGTCCCCTCGGGGTGCCTCTGCCACCACCCCGCCCACGAAATCCTCCGCCCTCGGGGGACCTGAATCCACctggaaaaaacacatttagccCAGGTCAGGGGTCACGGTCATCCAACCCGCCGCCGTCACGGCGGTTGTGTCTCGGACCGGAGCAGCGTCCCAAAGACAACGACACCGTAAACGGCATCACTCAGTCTCACCTCGTCCTCCGAATCCTCCACGTCCGCCCCCAAATCC is a window encoding:
- the fbl gene encoding rRNA 2'-O-methyltransferase fibrillarin gives rise to the protein MRPGFTPRRDSGGRGGFGDGRGGGGFGGGRGGFGGGRGGSGFGGGRGGFGGRGGFRSPEGGGFRGRGGGRGTPRGRGGRGGGRGGRGGFGGGVKVLVEPHRHEGVFISRGKEDALVTKNMVVGESVYGEKRINVEEGETKIEYRAWNPFRSKLAAAILGGIDQIHIKPGVRVLYLGAASGTTVSHVSDIVGPDGLVYAVEFSHRSGRDLLNVAKKRTNIIPIIEDARHPHKYRMLLGMVDVIFADVAQPDQTRIVALNAHNFLKNGGHFVISIKANCIDSTAAPEAVFASEVKKMSSENMKPQEQLTLEPYERDHAVVVGVYRPLPKQKK